GATAGAATTGGATTTATGATGACTCGAAGTACTTTTCCCTTTGCATCTGGAATCACTTTGAGATAATGTACCTCATCATCCTTTCTCTCTTCAACTCTATCTGGGAACAGTACGGTATTCAACACCCATTCTTCCTGAATCATCCGCTCATGCATCATGGATTTAGCATGTGTTGAGAATAT
This portion of the Methanocalculus alkaliphilus genome encodes:
- a CDS encoding DUF4258 domain-containing protein, yielding MDKNLIFSTHAKSMMHERMIQEEWVLNTVLFPDRVEERKDDEVHYLKVIPDAKGKVLRVIINPILSPNRVITIFFDRRERP